From the Malus domestica chromosome 17, GDT2T_hap1 genome, one window contains:
- the LOC103405676 gene encoding epoxide hydrolase 2-like, translating into MEQIQHRHVQVRGLKLHVAEIGRGPKVVLFLHGFPEIWYTWRHQMVAVADKGYRAIAIDFRGFGLSEQPAEPGKATWKDLVDDVVDLLDSVSINKVVLVGKDFGALPAYLTPALHPERVAGMITVGVPFLNPANSPVRFDLLPEGFYMSRWKEPGRAEADFGRFDVKTVIRNIYILFSGSELQVAAPDQEIMDLVDPATPLPPWLSEEDLAVYASLYESSGFRYPIQVTYQSRTKVVDYGLSSDPKVPAPSLLIMGEKDYFLKFPGVEDYLRTGAVKHFVPDLDIAYIAEGSHFVHEQFPDQVNQLIISFLEKHGI; encoded by the exons ATGGAACAGATCCAGCACAGACATGTGCAAGTTAGAGGACTAAAGCTTCATGTAGCTGAAATTGGAAGAG GTCCAAAAGTGGTGCTGTTCTTGCATGGATTTCCAGAGATATGGTACACATGGAGGCATCAAATGGTTGCTGTCGCAGACAAAGGCTACCGGGCGATAGCCATTGACTTCAGAGGCTTTGGGCTTTCCGAGCAGCCGGCTGAACCCGGAAAGGCAACCTGGAAAGACCTTGTTGACGATGTCGTTGACCTTCTTGATTCTGTGAGCATTAACAAG GTTGTTCTTGTTGGGAAGGATTTTGGAGCTCTGCCTGCATACCTAACACCTGCTCTCCACCCAGAGCGTGTAGCCGGCATGATAACAGTAGGTGTTCCTTTCCTCAACCCGGCTAACTCTCCTGTCCGATTTGATCTCTTACCTGAAGGCTTCTACATGTCAAGATGGAAG GAGCCGGGGCGGGCAGAAGCAGATTTTGGCCGCTTCGATGTCAAGACTGTGATACGAAACATTTACATTCTCTTCTCCGGGAGTGAGCTCCAAGTAGCCGCTCCTGATCAAGAAATCATGGACTTGGTAGACCCTGCCACTCCTCTACCACCATGGCTTTCGGAGGAAGATCTTGCAGTCTATGCATCTCTATATGAGAGCTCTGGATTCCGTTATCCCATCCAAGTTACATACCA ATCCAGAACTAAGGTCGTGGATTACGGATTAAGCAGCGATCCAAAAGTGCCTGCTCCATCACTGCTTATCATGGGTGAGAAGGACTACTTCCTGAAATTTCCGGGAGTGGAGGACTACTTACGGACTGGAGCAGTGAAGCATTTTGTCCCTGATTTGGACATTGCATATATTGCAGAAGGGAGCCACTTTGTGCACGAACAATTTCCTGATCAAGTTAATCAGCTCATCATCAGTTTCCTCGAAAAACATGGTATCTAA
- the LOC103405677 gene encoding epoxide hydrolase 2-like: MENIEHKHVEVRGLKLHVAEIGSGPKAVVFLHGFPEIWYTWRHQLVALANKGYRAIAIDFRGYGLSEQPADPEKDTFIDLVHDVVALLDSLAINKAFLIGKDFGALPAYLVAALHPERVSGVVTLGIPFLLPGPSAVQNHLLPEGFYISRWQEPGRAEADFGRFDVKTVIRNIYILFSRSEIPTAAPDQEIMDLFDPATPLPPGLSEEDLDVYASLYEKSGFRYPLRVPYRTLAVDCGITDPKVSAPSLLIVGEKDYVLKFPGMEDYIRTGAVKHFVPDLDITFIEDGSHFVHEQLAEKVNQLILTFLDKHAI, from the exons ATGGAAAATATCGAGCACAAACATGTGGAAGTAAGAGGACTCAAGCTTCACGTAGCTGAAATCGGAAGCG GTCCAAAGGCTGTGGTTTTCCTTCATGGATTTCCGGAAATATGGTACACGTGGAGGCATCAACTGGTTGCTTTGGCAAACAAGGGCTACCGGGCAATAGCCATTGATTTCAGGGGCTATGGACTTTCCGAGCAGCCGGCTGACCCTGAAAAGGACACCTTCATTGACCTTGTCCACGATGTCGTTGCCCTTTTGGATTCTTTGGCCATTAACAAG GCTTTTCTTATTGGGAAAGATTTTGGAGCATTGCCTGCGTACTTAGTAGCTGCTCTCCACCCGGAGCGTGTATCTGGTGTCGTTACACTAGGTATTCCTTTCTTGCTACCAGGTCCCTCTGCTGTCCAAAATCATCTCCTTCCTGAAGGGTTCTACATATCAAGGTGGCAG GAACCAGGGAGGGCAGAAGCAGATTTTGGTCGCTTTGATGTGAAGACGGTGATTAGGAACATCTACATTCTCTTCTCTAGAAGTGAGATCCCAACAGCTGCTCCTGATCAAGAAATCATGGACTTGTTTGACCCTGCAACTCCTCTGCCGCCAGGGCTTTCGGAAGAAGATCTTGATGTCTACGCATCTTTGTATGAAAAATCTGGATTCCGTTATCCATTGCGAGTTCCATACAG AACCTTGGCCGTGGATTGCGGTATAACTGATCCCAAAGTCTCGGCTCCATCGCTGCTGATCGTGGGCGAGAAGGATTACGTCTTAAAATTTCCAGGGATGGAGGACTACATTCGCACTGGGGCGGTGAAGCATTTTGTGCCGGATCTGGACATTACATTCATCGAAGACGGGAGCCATTTTGTGCACGAACAACTTGCAGAGAAAGTTAATCAGCTGATCCTCACATTCCTCGACAAGCATGCTATCTGA